One Xyrauchen texanus isolate HMW12.3.18 chromosome 2, RBS_HiC_50CHRs, whole genome shotgun sequence genomic window carries:
- the LOC127662124 gene encoding cytochrome P450 26B1-like, which translates to MLFDSFDLVSALVTLAACLVSMALLLAVSQQLWQLRWTATRDKSCKLPMPKGSMGFPIIGETCHWFFQGAGFHASRRQKYGNVFKTHLLGRPLIRVTGAENVRKVLMGEHSLVTVDWPQSTSTLLGPNSLANSIGDIHRKRRKIFAKVFSHEALESYLPKIQLVIQETLRVWSSNPEPINVYRESQRLSFHMAVRVLLGFRVSEEEMHCLFHTFQEFVENVFSLPIDVPFSGYRKGIRARDSLQKSIEKAIREKPLHSQGKDYTDALDVLLESAKENNTELTTEELKESTIELIFAAFATTASASTSLIMQFLRHPAVLEKLREELRSYGLLHDGCLCQGELRLDSIISLKYLDCVIKEVLRLFAPVSGGYRIATQTFELDGVQVPKGWSVMYSIRDTHDTSAVFKDVEAFDPDRFSPERSEDREGRFHYLPFGGGVRACLGKRLATLFLKLLAVELAGGSRFELATRTFPRMVSVPVVHPTDGLRVKFFGLDSNQNQIMAKSNDMLDATV; encoded by the exons ATGCTCTTCGACAGTTTTGACCTTGTCTCGGCGCTGGTGACGCTGGCTGCGTGTTTAGTGTCTATGGCACTTCTTCTGGCCGTATCCCAGCAGCTCTGGCAGCTGAGATGGACTGCAACACGGGACAAGAGCTGCAAGTTGCCCATGCCTAAGGGCTCCATGGGGTTCCCCATCATTGGAGAAACATGCCACTGGTTCTTTCAG GGTGCAGGGTTCCATGCTTCGAGAAGGCAGAAGTATGGGAACGTATTCAAGACTCACCTGCTCGGGCGGCCACTGATCCGTGTCACAGGGGCTGAGAATGTGCGCAAAGTCCTGATGGGAGAGCACAGCCTGGTCACTGTGGACTGGCCCCAAAGTACCAGTACTCTACTTGGTCCCAACAGCCTGGCCAACTCCATAGGGGACATCCACCGCAAAAGGAGAAAG ATCTTTGCAAAAGTCTTCAGCCATGAGGCTTTGGAGAGCTACCTGCCCAAGATCCAGCTGGTTATTCAGGAGACCCTGCGGGTGTGGAGCTCCAATCCCGAGCCTATCAATGTGTACCGAGAGTCCCAGCGTCTCTCCTTCCACATGGCGGTGCGTGTGCTCCTGGGTTTCCGGGTCTCTGAAGAGGAGATGCACTGTCTATTCCACACTTTCCAGGAGTTTGTGGAGAATGTTTTTAGTCTTCCCATCGATGTGCCATTTAGTGGTTATAGGAAG GGCATTCGTGCAAGAGACTCACTCCAGAAAAGTATAGAAAAAGCTATCCGAGAGAAACCACTCCACTCACAAGGGAAAGATTATACTGATGCTCTTGATGTGCTTCTAGAGAGCGCCAAGGAAAACAACACAGAGCTTACAACAGAGGAGCTCAAG GAGTCCACAATTGAGCTGATCTTTGCTGCTTTTGCCACAACAGCCAGCGCCAGCACATCTCTGATCATGCAATTTCTGCGACACCCCGCGGTCCTGGAGAAGCTGCGCGAGGAGCTGCGAAGTTATGGCCTGCTCCATGATGGCTGTTTGTGCCAGGGAGAACTACGCCTGGACAGCATCATTAGCCTCAAGTACCTTGACTGCGTGATCAAAGAAGTCCTGCGTCTCTTTGCCCCCGTTTCTGGAGGCTACCGCATTGCCACACAGACCTTTGAGTTggat GGTGTGCAAGTACCCAAAGGCTGGAGTGTCATGTACAGTATCCGTGACACGCATGACACATCGGCTGTGTTTAAGGATGTGGAGGCATTTGACCCTGACCGCTTCAGTCCAGAGCGGAGTGAGGACCGCGAGGGCCGCTTCCACTACCTACCATTTGGTGGCGGTGTTCGCGCTTGCTTGGGCAAGCGGCTAGCCACTCTCTTCCTCAAACTTCTGGCCGTGGAGCTCGCTGGGGGCAGTCGCTTCGAGTTAGCCACTCGGACGTTCCCCCGCATGGTTTCAGTCCCTGTGGTGCACCCCACTGACGGCCTTCGCGTAAAATTCTTCGGCCTTGACTCCAACCAGAACCAGATCATGGCCAAGTCAAATGACATGCTGGATGCCACTGTCTGA